A region of Gracilinanus agilis isolate LMUSP501 chromosome 3, AgileGrace, whole genome shotgun sequence DNA encodes the following proteins:
- the TMEM91 gene encoding transmembrane protein 91 → MDNPQELHQPLLGPPPKGSPVKESPGSGPPSKTPGKKQKRAKSEKAIEMLPLPTISLGLFDTKSPDLEDYWANESELEAMGLGHFTPLLSRDYVGLAVFSILCCFWPLGIAAFSLAQKTNKAWAAGDVQAAGESARRAFLLSVLAIGLGVCIYTAALVTLATYLTSGETL, encoded by the exons ATGGACAATCCCCAGGAACTGCACCAGCCCTTACTCGGGCCCCCACCCAAGGGGTCCCCGGTCAAGGAGTCCCCCGGCTCCGGGCCCCCGAGCAAAACCCCCGGGAAAAAGCAGAAGCGAGCCAAAAGCGAGAAGGCCATAGAGATGCTGCCGCTGCCCACCATCAGCCTGGGCCTGTTTGATACAAAGAGCCCCGACCTGGAG GACTATTGGGCCAACGAGAGCGAGCTGGAGGCGATGGGGCTCGGCCACTTCACCCCGCTGCTGTCCCGGGATTATGTGGGCCTCGCCGTCTTCTCCATCCTCTGCTGCTTCTGGCCTTTGGGCATCGCCGCCTTCTCTCTCGCCCAGAAG ACTAACAAGGCCTGGGCGGCCGGCGACGTCCAGGCCGCCGGAGAGTCTGCGCGCCGGGCTTTCCTGCTGTCCGTCCTGGCCATTGGTCTGGGGGTCTGCATCTACACGGCGGCCCTGGTCACCCTGGCCACCTACCTGACCTCTGGGGAGACCCTCTAG
- the CCDC97 gene encoding coiled-coil domain-containing protein 97 isoform X1, whose protein sequence is METEAVQGTRTEAEASTISKPGSGLTGGALHWGEPSGPQASKAPQSRAPAQPEEDGQDEDGGREDPGVRAMLRAVAGSSHVPVQSQQKDEPDFTEREKVAILGRLYRDKPLVFLERFRSSLREEHLACFQHLRGDYRADFYCAEVLRGSSGRDRASRTRLRNRRYAALQELIRGGEYFSDEQMRARDPLLYEQYIGQYLSEEELAATRCPESLAPDGCPLADLLLQSYQEGMLQRRLLQQQEEEEACLEEEEDEEEDDCEEENSGPGQEEEAWVPDSEEKVILREEFTSRMHQRFLDGKDGDFDYSKVDDNPEFDNLDIVNRDEEERYFDEEEPGEVLSTEPEQE, encoded by the exons ATGGAGACGGAAGCGGTTCAGGGAACCCGAACAG AGGCCGAAGCTTCAACCATCTCAAAGCCGGGCTCGGGGCTGACAGGGGGTGCCCTGCACTGGGGGGAGCCAAGCGGGCCACAGGCCTCCAAGGCCCCCCAGAGCCGGGCCCCTGCTCAGCCCGAGGAGGACGGACAGGATGAGGATGGAGGCCGGGAGGACCCCGGTGTCCGGGCCATGCTGCGCGCTGTGGCCGGCAGCAGCCATGTCCCTGTGCAAAGCCAGCAGAAGGACGAGCCAGACTTCACGGAGAGGGAGAAGGTGGCCATCCTGGGCCGCCTTTACCGGGACAAACCCCTGGTCTTCCTGGAGCGCTTCCGGAGCAGCCTCCGTGAGGAGCACCTGGCCTGCTTCCAGCACCTGCGCGGGGACTACCGTGCTGACTTCTACTGCGCAGAAGTGTTGAGGGGCAGCTCAGGCAGGGACAGGGCCTCCCGCACCCGGCTCAGGAACCGGCGCTAcgctgccctccaggagctcatcAGGG GTGGGGAGTATTTCAGCGATGAGCAGATGCGGGCCCGGGACCCTCTGCTCTATGAGCAGTACATTGGACAGTACCTGAGTGAGGAAGAGCTGGCTGCCACCCGGTGCCCAGAGAGCCTGGCCCCCGATGGCTGCCCTCTGGCTGACCTGCTCCTCCAGTCCTACCAGGAGGGAATGCTGCAGCGAAGGCTGCTtcagcagcaggaggaggaggaggcctgcttggaggaggaggaagatgaggaagaggatgactgcgaggaggaaa ATTCAGGGCCTGGGCAAGAGGAGGAGGCCTGGGTACCGGATTCCGAGGAAAAGGTCATCCTGAGAGAGGAGTTCACCAGCAGAATGCACCAGCGGTTCTTGGATGGCAAAGATGGAGACTTTGATTACAG TAAGGTGGACGACAACCCAGAGTTCGACAACTTGGACATTGTGAATCGGGATGAGGAAGAGCGCTATTTCGATGAGGAAGAGCCTGGGGAGGTGCTGAGCACAGAGCCAGAGCAGGAGTAG
- the CCDC97 gene encoding coiled-coil domain-containing protein 97 isoform X3 has protein sequence MLRAVAGSSHVPVQSQQKDEPDFTEREKVAILGRLYRDKPLVFLERFRSSLREEHLACFQHLRGDYRADFYCAEVLRGSSGRDRASRTRLRNRRYAALQELIRGGEYFSDEQMRARDPLLYEQYIGQYLSEEELAATRCPESLAPDGCPLADLLLQSYQEGMLQRRLLQQQEEEEACLEEEEDEEEDDCEEENSGPGQEEEAWVPDSEEKVILREEFTSRMHQRFLDGKDGDFDYSKVDDNPEFDNLDIVNRDEEERYFDEEEPGEVLSTEPEQE, from the exons ATGCTGCGCGCTGTGGCCGGCAGCAGCCATGTCCCTGTGCAAAGCCAGCAGAAGGACGAGCCAGACTTCACGGAGAGGGAGAAGGTGGCCATCCTGGGCCGCCTTTACCGGGACAAACCCCTGGTCTTCCTGGAGCGCTTCCGGAGCAGCCTCCGTGAGGAGCACCTGGCCTGCTTCCAGCACCTGCGCGGGGACTACCGTGCTGACTTCTACTGCGCAGAAGTGTTGAGGGGCAGCTCAGGCAGGGACAGGGCCTCCCGCACCCGGCTCAGGAACCGGCGCTAcgctgccctccaggagctcatcAGGG GTGGGGAGTATTTCAGCGATGAGCAGATGCGGGCCCGGGACCCTCTGCTCTATGAGCAGTACATTGGACAGTACCTGAGTGAGGAAGAGCTGGCTGCCACCCGGTGCCCAGAGAGCCTGGCCCCCGATGGCTGCCCTCTGGCTGACCTGCTCCTCCAGTCCTACCAGGAGGGAATGCTGCAGCGAAGGCTGCTtcagcagcaggaggaggaggaggcctgcttggaggaggaggaagatgaggaagaggatgactgcgaggaggaaa ATTCAGGGCCTGGGCAAGAGGAGGAGGCCTGGGTACCGGATTCCGAGGAAAAGGTCATCCTGAGAGAGGAGTTCACCAGCAGAATGCACCAGCGGTTCTTGGATGGCAAAGATGGAGACTTTGATTACAG TAAGGTGGACGACAACCCAGAGTTCGACAACTTGGACATTGTGAATCGGGATGAGGAAGAGCGCTATTTCGATGAGGAAGAGCCTGGGGAGGTGCTGAGCACAGAGCCAGAGCAGGAGTAG
- the B3GNT8 gene encoding UDP-GlcNAc:betaGal beta-1,3-N-acetylglucosaminyltransferase 8 — MRCSKCLLCVLAGLTLLALKVYIEWSSDPLRPKRRGEGRGPETLGQPSAFPPEPSLPANLSARLRQAGPLATAFWNRQQRQLQALPTGAGSAAGDCRAWGEAAAAEIPDFSSYPEAHRRFLLSAGCRDYPRWRSGSTVPGCSDANAPYLLLAVKSSAGRFGERQAIRETWGAPKDGVRLLFLLGSPQGELGPDLGPLVEWESRRYRDLLLWDFLDVPFNRSLLDVLLLRWLARHCPEVTFILRAQDDSFVNLRALLGVLRGLPPAAGRALYLGHVFDQALPIRTPKGPYYVPESFYTGPYPAYASGGGYVFAGRLVPWLLQAAGRVVPFPIDDVYTGLCFQALGLAPQNHPGFLTNWPTRGKQDNPCSQQRLLLVQPRDPQETIRLWKLMQNPHAHC; from the coding sequence ATGCGCTGCTCCAAGTGTCTGCTCTGTGTCCTGGCCGGCCTCACCCTGCTGGCTCTCAAGGTTTACATAGAGTGGAGCTCGGACCCGCTCCGGCCCAAGAGGCGCGGGGAGGGCCGGGGGCCGGAGACCCTGGGCCAGCCCAGCGCCTTCCCGCCGGAGCCCTCCCTTCCTGCCAACCTTTCTGCCCGCCTGAGACAGGCCGGACCCCTAGCCACCGCCTTCTGGAATCGCCAACAGCGGCAGCTGCAGGCCCTGCCCACGGGGGCCGGCTCTGCGGCCGGGGATTGCCGGGCCTGGGGGGAGGCGGCGGCGGCTGAGATCCCCGACTTCTCATCCTATCCCGAGGCTCACCGGCGCTTCCTCCTCTCTGCTGGCTGCCGAGATTACCCTCGGTGGAGGTCGGGCTCCACGGTCCCCGGTTGCTCGGACGCCAATGCCCCCTACCTACTGCTGGCCGTGAAGTCGTCGGCTGGCCGCTTCGGGGAGCGCCAGGCCATTCGAGAGACTTGGGGGGCTCCGAAAGATGGGGTccgcctcctcttcctcctgggCTCTCCTCAGGGAGAGCTGGGCCCCGACCTGGGGCCTCTGGTGGAGTGGGAGAGCCGGCGGTACCGGGATCTGCTGCTCTGGGATTTCCTGGACGTGCCCTTCAACCGCAGCCTCCTGGACGTGCTGCTCCTGCGCTGGCTGGCCCGCCACTGCCCGGAGGTGACCTTCATCCTCCGCGCCCAGGACGACAGCTTCGTCAACCTCCGGGCCCTGCTCGGGGTGCTTCGGGGGCTGCCGCCCGCCGCCGGCCGCGCTCTCTACCTGGGCCACGTCTTCGACCAGGCCTTACCCATCCGGACGCCCAAAGGGCCCTATTACGTGCCGGAGTCCTTCTACACCGGCCCCTACCCGGCCTACGCCAGCGGGGGCGGCTACGTGTTTGCCGGGCGGCTGGTCCCCTGGCTGCTCCAGGCTGCCGGGCGGGTGGTCCCCTTCCCTATAGACGACGTCTACACCGGCCTCTGCTTCCAAGCCCTGGGCCTGGCGCCCCAAAACCACCCGGGCTTCCTTACCAACTGGCCCACCAGAGGCAAGCAGGATAACCCCTGCTCCCAGCAGCGCCTGCTGCTGGTCCAGCCCCGGGACCCCCAGGAGACCATCCGGCTGTGGAAGCTCATGCAAAACCCCCATGCCCATTGCTGA
- the B9D2 gene encoding B9 domain-containing protein 2 isoform X1, which yields MAEVHVIGQIIGAKGFSESSLFCKWGIHTGGAWKLLSGIREGQTQVDTPQLGDMAYWAHPIDLHFATKGLQGWPRLHLQVWSQDSFGRCQLAGYGFCHVPSSPGTHSIECVTWRPLGGWREQLARAFVGGGPQLLHSDVVYSGADRYRLHTVSAGTVYMELNLILRNFGRYGVEC from the exons ATGGCGGAGGTCCACGTCATTGGGCAGATCATTGGGGCGAAGGGTTTCTCTGAAAGCAGCCTCTTCTGTAAGTGGGGTATCCATACAG GGGGAGCGTGGAAACTGCTGTCCGGTATTCGGGAGGGCCAGACGCAAGTGGACACCCCTCAGCTGGGTGACATGGCCTACTGGGCCCACCCCATCGACCTGCATTTTGCCACCAAAGGCCTCCAGG GTTGGCCTCGCCTCCACCTGCAAGTGTGGTCTCAGGACAGCTTTGGGCGCTGCCAGCTGGCCGGCTATGGCTTTTGCCACGTCCCCAGCAGCCCGGGGACCCACAGCATCGAGTGTGTGACATGGCGCCCCTTGGGGGGCTGGCGAGAGCAGCTGGCAAGGGCCTTCGTGGGTGGCGGGCCGCAGCTGCTCCACAGCGATGTGGTCTACAGCGGGGCCGACCGGTACCGGCTCCACACGGTATCCGCCGGCACCGTGTACATGGAGCTGAACCTGATCCTGAGAAACTTTGGCCGCTACGGGGTGGAGTGCTGA
- the B9D2 gene encoding B9 domain-containing protein 2 isoform X2, producing the protein MAEVHVIGQIIGAKGFSESSLFWGAWKLLSGIREGQTQVDTPQLGDMAYWAHPIDLHFATKGLQGWPRLHLQVWSQDSFGRCQLAGYGFCHVPSSPGTHSIECVTWRPLGGWREQLARAFVGGGPQLLHSDVVYSGADRYRLHTVSAGTVYMELNLILRNFGRYGVEC; encoded by the exons ATGGCGGAGGTCCACGTCATTGGGCAGATCATTGGGGCGAAGGGTTTCTCTGAAAGCAGCCTCTTCT GGGGAGCGTGGAAACTGCTGTCCGGTATTCGGGAGGGCCAGACGCAAGTGGACACCCCTCAGCTGGGTGACATGGCCTACTGGGCCCACCCCATCGACCTGCATTTTGCCACCAAAGGCCTCCAGG GTTGGCCTCGCCTCCACCTGCAAGTGTGGTCTCAGGACAGCTTTGGGCGCTGCCAGCTGGCCGGCTATGGCTTTTGCCACGTCCCCAGCAGCCCGGGGACCCACAGCATCGAGTGTGTGACATGGCGCCCCTTGGGGGGCTGGCGAGAGCAGCTGGCAAGGGCCTTCGTGGGTGGCGGGCCGCAGCTGCTCCACAGCGATGTGGTCTACAGCGGGGCCGACCGGTACCGGCTCCACACGGTATCCGCCGGCACCGTGTACATGGAGCTGAACCTGATCCTGAGAAACTTTGGCCGCTACGGGGTGGAGTGCTGA
- the CCDC97 gene encoding coiled-coil domain-containing protein 97 isoform X2, with product METEAVQGTRTEAEASTISKPGSGLTGGALHWGEPSGPQASKAPQSRAPAQPEEDGQDEDGGREDPGVRAMLRAVAGSSHVPVQSQQKDEPDFTEREKVAILGRLYRDKPLVFLERFRSSLREEHLACFQHLRGDYRADFYCAEVLRGSSGRDRASRTRLRNRRYAALQELIRGGEYFSDEQMRARDPLLYEQYIGQYLSEEELAATRCPESLAPDGCPLADLLLQSYQEGMLQRRLLQQQEEEEACLEEEEDEEEDDCEEERPGQEEEAWVPDSEEKVILREEFTSRMHQRFLDGKDGDFDYSKVDDNPEFDNLDIVNRDEEERYFDEEEPGEVLSTEPEQE from the exons ATGGAGACGGAAGCGGTTCAGGGAACCCGAACAG AGGCCGAAGCTTCAACCATCTCAAAGCCGGGCTCGGGGCTGACAGGGGGTGCCCTGCACTGGGGGGAGCCAAGCGGGCCACAGGCCTCCAAGGCCCCCCAGAGCCGGGCCCCTGCTCAGCCCGAGGAGGACGGACAGGATGAGGATGGAGGCCGGGAGGACCCCGGTGTCCGGGCCATGCTGCGCGCTGTGGCCGGCAGCAGCCATGTCCCTGTGCAAAGCCAGCAGAAGGACGAGCCAGACTTCACGGAGAGGGAGAAGGTGGCCATCCTGGGCCGCCTTTACCGGGACAAACCCCTGGTCTTCCTGGAGCGCTTCCGGAGCAGCCTCCGTGAGGAGCACCTGGCCTGCTTCCAGCACCTGCGCGGGGACTACCGTGCTGACTTCTACTGCGCAGAAGTGTTGAGGGGCAGCTCAGGCAGGGACAGGGCCTCCCGCACCCGGCTCAGGAACCGGCGCTAcgctgccctccaggagctcatcAGGG GTGGGGAGTATTTCAGCGATGAGCAGATGCGGGCCCGGGACCCTCTGCTCTATGAGCAGTACATTGGACAGTACCTGAGTGAGGAAGAGCTGGCTGCCACCCGGTGCCCAGAGAGCCTGGCCCCCGATGGCTGCCCTCTGGCTGACCTGCTCCTCCAGTCCTACCAGGAGGGAATGCTGCAGCGAAGGCTGCTtcagcagcaggaggaggaggaggcctgcttggaggaggaggaagatgaggaagaggatgactgcgaggaggaaa GGCCTGGGCAAGAGGAGGAGGCCTGGGTACCGGATTCCGAGGAAAAGGTCATCCTGAGAGAGGAGTTCACCAGCAGAATGCACCAGCGGTTCTTGGATGGCAAAGATGGAGACTTTGATTACAG TAAGGTGGACGACAACCCAGAGTTCGACAACTTGGACATTGTGAATCGGGATGAGGAAGAGCGCTATTTCGATGAGGAAGAGCCTGGGGAGGTGCTGAGCACAGAGCCAGAGCAGGAGTAG
- the EXOSC5 gene encoding exosome complex component RRP46, with amino-acid sequence MEMETELGISTGAGLGADTDLSPRGSGCSLRHFACEQNLLSRPDGSASFLQGDTSVLVGVYGPAEVKVSKEIFNKATLEVILKPKIGLPGVAEKSRERLIRTTCEAVVLGTLHPRTSITIVLQIVSDAGSLLACCLNAACLALVDAGVPLRALFCGVTCALDLDGGLVLDPTAKQEKEARAILTFALDSTEQKLLMSTTKGLYSVAEFQQCLAAAQHASHHIFRFYRDSLQRRYSKS; translated from the exons ATGGAGATGGAGACGGAACTCGGGATTAGCACCGGGGCTGGGTTGGGTGCCGATACAGATCTAAGCCCACGGGGTTCCGGCTGCAGCCTCCGGCATTTCGCCTGCGAACAGAACCTGCTGTCCCGACCCGATGGCTCCGCCTCCTTCCTGCAAG GTGACACATCAGTCCTGGTGGGGGTCTATGGACCAGCAGAGGTCAAAGTCAGCAAGGAGATCTTCAACAAGGCCACGTTGGAGGTGATTCTGAAGCCCAAGATAGGGCTACCTG gaGTAGCAGAGAAGAGCAGGGAGCGGCTGATCCGGACCACGTGTGAGGCCGTGGTGCTGGGGACCCTGCACCCCCGGACCTCCATCACCATCGTCCTGCAGATCGTCAGTGATGCTGGCTCG CTGCTGGCCTGCTGCCTGAATGCAGCCTGCCTGGCCCTGGTGGATGCCGGGGTGCCCCTGCGGGCCCTGTTCTGCGGCGTCACCTGTGCCTTGGACCTGGATGGTGGCCTCGTCCTAGACCCCACGGCCAAGCAGGAGAAG GAGGCTCGGGCCATCCTCACCTTCGCCCTGGACAGCACTGAACAGAAGCTGCTCATGTCCACCACCAAAGGCCTCTACTCTGTGGCTGAG TTCCAGCAGTGCCTCGCCGCGGCCCAGCACGCCTCTCATCACATCTTTCGGTTCTACAGAGACTCTCTGCAGCGACGCTATTCCAAGAGCTGA
- the BCKDHA gene encoding 2-oxoisovalerate dehydrogenase subunit alpha, mitochondrial, with protein MIVVHWRQQAEGEWPAGVAFPAGPPRRLERLCCPTWGSGRVQLFRRWTRRPGENPDCSRGARRLTASVKMAVAVARAFTLRGGLSLARRGARGLAGSACRWQHEEFSSLDEKPQFPGASAEFVDKLDFIKPNVISGIPIYRVMDRQGQIINASEDPQLSQEQVLKLYRSMTLLNTMDRILYESQRQGRISFYMTNYGEEGTHVGSAAALDDTDLVFGQYREAGVLMYRGYPLDLFMSQCYGNSNDPGKGRQMPVHYGCKERNFVTISSPLATQIPQAVGAAYAAKRANANQAVICYFGEGAASEGDAHAGFNFAATLECPIIFFCRNNGYAISTPTSEQYRGDGIAARGPGYGIMSIRVDGNDVFAVYNATREARRRAVAENQPFLIEAMTYRIGHHSTSDDSSAYRSVDEVNYWDKQDHPISRLRHYMLSRGWWDEEQEKAWRKQSRKKVMEAFEEAERKLKPRPALLFSDVYQEMPAQLRKQQESLARHLQTYGEHYPLDHFEK; from the exons ATGATCGTGGTGCACTGGCGCCAACA GGCAGAGGGGGAGTGGCCGGCGGGGGTTGCCTTCCCCGCGGGCCCTCCCCGTCGGCTCGAGAGGCTGTGCTGTCCCACGTGGGGCAGTGGGCGTGTACAGCTTTTCAGGCGGTGGACTCGCCGCCCCGGAGAGAATCCGGACTGCAGCCGCGGAGCGAGACGGTTAACGGCTTCAGTCAAGATGGCGGTGGCGGTGGCGCGAGCCTTTACCCTGCGAGGGGGGTTGTCCTTGGCCCGGCGCGGGGCACGCGGATTGGCGGGATCC GCCTGCCGATGGCAGCATGAAGAGTTCTCATCCCTGGATGAAAAACCCCAGTTCCCTGGTGCCTCTGCTGAGTTTGTGGATAAGCTAGACTTCATCAAACCCAATGTCATTTCTGGCATCCCCATCTACCGGGTAATGGATCGTCAAGGTCAGATCATCAATGCCAGTGAGGACCCCCAG CTATCTCAGGAGCAGGTGCTGAAGCTGTACAGGAGTATGACTCTTCTCAACACCATGGACCGAATCCTCTATGAGTCCCAGAGGCAG GGCCGGATCTCCTTCTATATGACCAACTATGGAGAGGAGGGCACCCACGTGGGCAGTGCAGCTGCCTTGGATGACACAGACCTGGTGTTTGGGCAGTACCGGGAGGCAG GGGTGTTGATGTACCGAGGCTACCCCCTGGACCTCTTCATGTCTCAGTGTTACGGAAACTCAAATGACCCGGGCAAGGGGCGCCAGATGCCTGTCCACTATGGCTGCAAGGAGAGAAATTTTGTTACCATCTCCTCCCCCCTGGCCACACAGATCCCTCAGG CGGTTGGAGCGGCCTACGCAGCTAAGAGGGCCAATGCCAACCAGGCCGTGATCTGCTACTTCGGAGAGGGAGCCGCCAGTGAAGGTGATGCCCATGCCGGCTTCAACTTTGCTGCCACCCTGGAGTGCCCCATCATCTTCTTCTGTCGCAACAACGGCTACGCCATCTCCACTCCCACCTCAGAGCAGTATAGGGGTGATGGCATCG CGGCCCGAGGCCCTGGCTACGGCATCATGTCCATCCGGGTAGACGGCAATGACGTCTTTGCAGTGTACAATGCCACCAGGGAGGCCCGGCGGCGGGCAGTGGCCGAGAACCAGCCCTTCCTCATTGAGGCCATGACCTACAG GATCGGGCACCACAGCACCAGTGATGACAGCTCTGCGTATCGCTCTGTGGACGAAGTGAATTATTGGGACAAGCAAGACCACCCCATCTCCCGGCTGCGCCACTACATGCTGAGCCGAGGGTGGTGGGATGAGGAGCAGGAGAAGGCCTGGAGGAAGCAGTCCAGAAAGAAG GTGATGGAGGCCTTCGAAGAGGCCGAGCGGAAGCTGAAGCCCCGCCCCGCCCTCCTCTTCTCGGACGTGTACCAAGAGATGCCAGCCCAGCTCCGAAAGCAGCAGGAATCCTTGGCCCGCCACCTGCAGACCTACGGCGAGCACTACCCACTGGACCACTTTGAGAAGTGA